The Sphaeramia orbicularis chromosome 16, fSphaOr1.1, whole genome shotgun sequence genome window below encodes:
- the LOC115434945 gene encoding eomesodermin-like isoform X2: MLGGEGDSSPFSSTSTSTSTKDAPDERRKSPAVERDDPAVGTSGSVYSPSSTGRYPSSLHLSSVLPPAGFSPSSTGRSHFSPAYQLGQSPGCIYPSYTGSGAALGNMALPGTGPGMRAQVYLCNRPLWLKFHRHHTEMIITKQGRRMFPFLSFNIAGLNLTAHYNVFVEVVLADPNHWRFQGGKWVTCGKADNSSQGNKVYIHPESPNTGAHWMRQEISFSKLKLTNNKGTNHNTSQMIVLQSLHKYQPRLHIVEVTEDGVEDIGNELKTQTFTFPETQFIAVTAYQNTDITQLKIDHNPFAKGFRDNYDSMYTAPENDRLTPSPTDSPRAHQIVPGARYTMQPLFQDQFVNNLPQSRFYNGERAVPQTNSLLSAQTEDSASQRWFVTSMQQGGNSSSTSNKLDISPYEGDYSSSLLPYGIKSLSMQTSHALSYYSDSPFTTMTAGWGSRPPYQRKVTPSLPWSPRPSPTAGFPEDSDKVKPQMEEEVNGSGGLIAWTEPQPSALSLDKADSYSTVCKRRRLSLNGPSTEDSPADIKCEDLASAVNNSSSYSKEPPSSKGMAAYYSFYANP, translated from the exons ATGCTCGGCGGGGAGGGAGACAGCAGCCCCTTCTCTTCCacttccacctccacctccaccaagGACGCACCGGATGAGAGGCGCAAATCCCCGGCTGTGGAGAGGGATGACCCGGCCGTTGGCACCAG TGGGTCGGTTTACAGCCCCTCCAGCACCGGCAGATACCCCTCATCTCTCCATCTCAGCTCCGTGTTGCCTCCAGCGGGATTTTCCCCCTCATCCACCGGCCGGAGTCACTTCAGTCCGGCTTACCAGCTCGGACAAAGCCCCGGCTGCATCTACCCATCCTACACCGGCTCAGGGGCCGCACTCGGGAACATGGCTCTGCCCGGCACCGGCCCCGGGATGAGGGCCCAGGTCTACCTCTGCAACCGGCCCCTGTGGCTCAAGTTCCACCGGCACCACACCGAGATGATCATCACCAAACAGGGCAG ACGCATGTTCCCGTTTCTGAGTTTTAACATAGCTGGCCTTAACCTGACTGCGCATTACAATGTGTTTGTGGAGGTGGTTCTGGCGGACCCGAACCACTGGAGGTTTCAAGGGGGCAAGTGGGTCACATGTGGGAAGGCGGACAACAGCAGTCAAG GGAACAAAGTGTACATCCATCCGGAGTCTCCGAACACCGGGGCCCACTGGATGAGACAAGAAATCTCCTTCAGCAAACTGAAACTCACCAACAACAAAGGAACCAACCATAATACTTCACAG ATGATTGTCCTGCAGTCTCTGCACAAGTACCAGCCCAGGCTGCACATAGTGGAGGTGACAGAGGATGGAGTGGAGGACATTGGCAATGAACTGAAGACTCAGACCTTCACTTTTCCAGAAACCCAGTTCATAGCTGTCACGGCTTACCAGAACACTGAT ATCACACAGTTGAAAATTGATCACAACCCCTTTGCTAAAGGATTCAGAGATAATTATGATTC GATGTACACTGCTCCTGAGAACGACCGTCTCACACCGTCTCCGACCGACTCTCCCCGTGCACATCAGATCGTCCCTGGTGCTCGCTACACCATGCAGCCCCTCTTCCAGGACCAGTTTGTTAACAACCTTCCCCAGAGCCGCTTCTACAACGGGGAGAGAGCGGTACCGCAGACCAACAGCCTCCTGTCTGCACAAACTGAAGACAGTGCATCACAGAGGTGGTTTGTCACCTCCATGCAGCAGGGGGgaaacagcagcagcaccagCAACAAGTTAGACATCAGCCCATATGAGGGGGACTATTCAAGTTCCCTCCTTCCTTATGGTATCAAATCCCTGTCCATGCAAACATCCCACGCTCTCAGTTATTACTCTGACTCTCCCTTCACCACCATGACTGCAGGGTGGGGGTCCAGACCACCATATCAGCGAAAGGTCACTCCCAGCCTGCCCTGGTCTCCCAGGCCCAGTCCAACAGCTGGTTTCCCAGAAGACTCAGACAAGGTTAAGCcacagatggaggaggaggtgaacggCAGTGGAGGTCTGATAGCCTGGACAGAACCACAGCCTTCTGCTCTGTCACTAGACAAAGCAGATTCGTACTCAACGGTCTGTAAGCGAAGGCGTCTATCCCTCAACGGTCCGAGCACAGAGGACTCACCTGCTGACATTAAGTGTGAGGATTTAGCCTCTGCTGTCAACAACAGTAGCTCCTACAGCAAAGAACCCCCCTCTTCCAAAGGCATGGCAGCTTATTATTCGTTTTACGCAAACCCTTGA
- the LOC115434945 gene encoding eomesodermin-like isoform X1 — MLGGEGDSSPFSSTSTSTSTKDAPDERRKSPAVERDDPAVGTRYTEPGLGADRYYIPSTGSKQSPETANPCSFIPYTPSGSVYSPSSTGRYPSSLHLSSVLPPAGFSPSSTGRSHFSPAYQLGQSPGCIYPSYTGSGAALGNMALPGTGPGMRAQVYLCNRPLWLKFHRHHTEMIITKQGRRMFPFLSFNIAGLNLTAHYNVFVEVVLADPNHWRFQGGKWVTCGKADNSSQGNKVYIHPESPNTGAHWMRQEISFSKLKLTNNKGTNHNTSQMIVLQSLHKYQPRLHIVEVTEDGVEDIGNELKTQTFTFPETQFIAVTAYQNTDITQLKIDHNPFAKGFRDNYDSMYTAPENDRLTPSPTDSPRAHQIVPGARYTMQPLFQDQFVNNLPQSRFYNGERAVPQTNSLLSAQTEDSASQRWFVTSMQQGGNSSSTSNKLDISPYEGDYSSSLLPYGIKSLSMQTSHALSYYSDSPFTTMTAGWGSRPPYQRKVTPSLPWSPRPSPTAGFPEDSDKVKPQMEEEVNGSGGLIAWTEPQPSALSLDKADSYSTVCKRRRLSLNGPSTEDSPADIKCEDLASAVNNSSSYSKEPPSSKGMAAYYSFYANP; from the exons ATGCTCGGCGGGGAGGGAGACAGCAGCCCCTTCTCTTCCacttccacctccacctccaccaagGACGCACCGGATGAGAGGCGCAAATCCCCGGCTGTGGAGAGGGATGACCCGGCCGTTGGCACCAGGTACACCGAGCCAGGGCTAGGCGCAGACCGGTACTATATCCCATCCACTGGTTCTAAACAAAGCCCAGAAACAGCCAACCCTTGCTCTTTTATCCCCTATACCCCCAGTGGGTCGGTTTACAGCCCCTCCAGCACCGGCAGATACCCCTCATCTCTCCATCTCAGCTCCGTGTTGCCTCCAGCGGGATTTTCCCCCTCATCCACCGGCCGGAGTCACTTCAGTCCGGCTTACCAGCTCGGACAAAGCCCCGGCTGCATCTACCCATCCTACACCGGCTCAGGGGCCGCACTCGGGAACATGGCTCTGCCCGGCACCGGCCCCGGGATGAGGGCCCAGGTCTACCTCTGCAACCGGCCCCTGTGGCTCAAGTTCCACCGGCACCACACCGAGATGATCATCACCAAACAGGGCAG ACGCATGTTCCCGTTTCTGAGTTTTAACATAGCTGGCCTTAACCTGACTGCGCATTACAATGTGTTTGTGGAGGTGGTTCTGGCGGACCCGAACCACTGGAGGTTTCAAGGGGGCAAGTGGGTCACATGTGGGAAGGCGGACAACAGCAGTCAAG GGAACAAAGTGTACATCCATCCGGAGTCTCCGAACACCGGGGCCCACTGGATGAGACAAGAAATCTCCTTCAGCAAACTGAAACTCACCAACAACAAAGGAACCAACCATAATACTTCACAG ATGATTGTCCTGCAGTCTCTGCACAAGTACCAGCCCAGGCTGCACATAGTGGAGGTGACAGAGGATGGAGTGGAGGACATTGGCAATGAACTGAAGACTCAGACCTTCACTTTTCCAGAAACCCAGTTCATAGCTGTCACGGCTTACCAGAACACTGAT ATCACACAGTTGAAAATTGATCACAACCCCTTTGCTAAAGGATTCAGAGATAATTATGATTC GATGTACACTGCTCCTGAGAACGACCGTCTCACACCGTCTCCGACCGACTCTCCCCGTGCACATCAGATCGTCCCTGGTGCTCGCTACACCATGCAGCCCCTCTTCCAGGACCAGTTTGTTAACAACCTTCCCCAGAGCCGCTTCTACAACGGGGAGAGAGCGGTACCGCAGACCAACAGCCTCCTGTCTGCACAAACTGAAGACAGTGCATCACAGAGGTGGTTTGTCACCTCCATGCAGCAGGGGGgaaacagcagcagcaccagCAACAAGTTAGACATCAGCCCATATGAGGGGGACTATTCAAGTTCCCTCCTTCCTTATGGTATCAAATCCCTGTCCATGCAAACATCCCACGCTCTCAGTTATTACTCTGACTCTCCCTTCACCACCATGACTGCAGGGTGGGGGTCCAGACCACCATATCAGCGAAAGGTCACTCCCAGCCTGCCCTGGTCTCCCAGGCCCAGTCCAACAGCTGGTTTCCCAGAAGACTCAGACAAGGTTAAGCcacagatggaggaggaggtgaacggCAGTGGAGGTCTGATAGCCTGGACAGAACCACAGCCTTCTGCTCTGTCACTAGACAAAGCAGATTCGTACTCAACGGTCTGTAAGCGAAGGCGTCTATCCCTCAACGGTCCGAGCACAGAGGACTCACCTGCTGACATTAAGTGTGAGGATTTAGCCTCTGCTGTCAACAACAGTAGCTCCTACAGCAAAGAACCCCCCTCTTCCAAAGGCATGGCAGCTTATTATTCGTTTTACGCAAACCCTTGA